Genomic segment of Deinococcus fonticola:
GGGTCTTCAGATCAAATCTGCCTTCTAAGTCGAAAATTATCTACGGATTTTATCCACACCATACGTCACTTGTGGATAAATAACGCTACTCAGCGAGGGAATCCGGTCTCATCTCAAACGACGAGGAACACAGGGTTCACTACCCTTGAAAAGTTATCCCCAGATTTTATCCACAGGCAGAATTTTTGTGGATGATTTTTCTTAAAACTAATTCATAATCTCCAAGCCAGTTAAAAGCGAGGACGGGACATTGAAGAGATAGCCCGTCCCGGCTTAAAAACGGCCTTTAAACGCGCAGCGTGACCATGACCGCCATATAGCCGCCTCCGTCCGTTCCACGGAAGATAGCGGGGCTGGTAGAGCCGCTGAACAGAAGTTCGGCTTCACCTTCGATAGGTCCAAGGGCATCCAGCACATGACGGGCGTTGAACGCAAGGCTCATGGCGGGTTCCGTACCGCCTTGCACGACATCCAGCGTGTCCTGAGCGCGTCCGTAGTCGCCCTCGGCGGCCAGTTTCAGCTTGCCTTCCGACACCAGGAACTCCACGCGGTTGTTGGCGTTTTTGTCAGCTAGCACGGCCACGCGGTTCACAGCTTCCTTCAGGGCAGTGGCGGGCAAAGTCACCTGCAACTTGATGTCTTTGGGAATCACGCGCTCGTAATCGGGAAAATCACCGTCCAGCAACTTCAGGTTCATGCGGACGCGATCCGTGGTGACGGTCAGCATGCCCTCGCCATACGTGAAGCGGGCCTCGCCGTCTTTCAGCACGCGAATCAGTTCGTCCACGCTGCGGGCGGGAATAATCAGGTTCCTGCCGTCGCCGCTGGCGGGAAAGTCCCGAATGGCGACGCGGTAACCATCGGACGCGACGACGCGGGCCGCCACGCCGTGGTGCTCCAGTTTGATCCCCCTGAACACTGCTTGGAAGGCTTCGTTGCTGGCGGCGTATCGTACGCTGGCGAAAGCGCGGGCCAGTTCCTCGGCGTTCAGGCTCACGTCGGCGTAGCTGGGGAAAGTCAGGGGTGGGTACGCTTCGATGTCTCCGGTCTGCAATTTGAAGTCGGAGCCGCCAGAACGCACGGACAATTCCTGCCCCGTAATTTCGAGTTCCACCAGTTCCCCGCCCAGGTTGCGGACGATCTGCGCAAACAGGTGCGCAGGAACCACGAAGTTCTGCGGATTCTGCACTTCTGCCGGAACGAAGCACGACAGGTCAATTTCAAGGTTGGTGCCGCTTAGCGTCAGTCCGGCTTCGGTGGCTTCGACTTTTAGGGACGTCAAAAGCGGGTTGCTGCTGCGGCTGGGAATGACGCGTTCAAGGAGACTGAGACCATCGCTAAGGGTTTTTTTTGTGACATTCGCCTTCATGGGAATCCTGCCTTCCTTTTTGGGATGTTGTGGTGGGCTGGGGTGGAGGGGGCGTTGCTCCCTATCTTTTAACTGTTTTATTTAACTTAAATAAATAGTAGTAGTAGTAATAGGGCCTGTGGAAACTGTGGAAAAGTGGCCTGCGTGCTGTTCAGCTGGGCAAATCTTTTCCACAATGCCCCTGTGGATAACCCTGAAAACCTGTGGATATCCTGTGGATAACTTGGGGGGTTATCCACAGCCCCCACAACCTGTGGATAAGTGGGTAAGTTATCCACAAAGTTATCCACAGAAATTGGCCAGTTATCCACAGGTTTAGCGGGTTATCCACAAAGTTATCCACAGGGCATTTGTCCTGAAAGCCTTTTTTTGGAACGGAAAATGGAAATATTCTGTTAATAACATCGATATTTGGGCTGCGTTATGCTTCCAGCTCATCATCTTCGGTGCCTTGCATGCGCTTCCTGAGGATGGTGATGGCCTCGGTTACGTCCGCGTCCTTGCCCATCTGCTCCGATACCTTGTTGATGGCGTGCATAACTGTGCTGTGATCGCGCCCGAAAAACTGTCCGATTTCCGGCAGGCTGTGATCTGTCAACTCACGGATCAGGTACTGCGCCACCTGTCGCGGCACGACCACTTCACGCACGCGTCCACTGCCGCGAATCACCTCGGGCGGCATGTTGTAGTGCGAGGCCACCTGACGCAGCACGTCCATCATCTCCACCTTGACTTCCTGCGGCGTAAAGATGTTGCTGAGGGCTTTGGCCGCCACGGCGCGGGAAAAAGGCACGTTGTTCAGGCTGGCGAACGCCACCACGCGCATCAGGGCGCCCTCCAGCTCGCGGATGTTGCTGGTGACCTGACGCGCGATAAGTTCCAGCACTTCCTGCGGCACGCTGATGCGGTTGTGCTCCGCATTCATTTTCAGGATCGCCACGCGAGTCTCGAACTCCGGCGACTGGATGTCCGTGATCAGGCCCCACTCGAAGCGGCTGCGCAGGCGGCCTTCGAGCGTCTGGATTTCCTTCGGCGGACGGTCGGAACTCAGGATGATCTGTTTGTGGCTCTCGTACAGGGCATTGAAGGTGTGAAAAAACTCTTCCTGCGTGCGCTCTTTGCCGGCCACGAATTGAATATCGTCCACCAGCAGCAGATCCACGCTGCGGTAACGGTTTCTGAACTGCGTGGTCTTGTCGTCACGAATAGAATTGATGAGTTCGTTCGTAAATGTCTCGGTGGACACGTACTCGATGCGTTTCTCGGGAAAGCGCTCGGCGATGTAATGGCCCACCGCGTGCATCAGGTGCGTTTTCCCCAGCCCCACGTCTCCGTAAATGAAAAGGGGATTGTAAGCCTTGCCGGGCGACTCGGCCACTGCCAGCGCCGCCGCGTGCGCGAGGTTGTTGTTGGGCCCCACCACGAAATTCTCGAAGGTGTACTTGGGGTTCAGGCTCCTGCGGTTGTCCGCCGTGGGTACCGGATGAATGACCGGCGCCGGCTTTCCCGCCGTGACTACTGCTGGCGGGGGGGGCGGATCATTGAGAGACAGCAGGGCGTCTTGCTGCGCAGGCAGCACCTGAAAACTCACCTGCGGGTTTTGCGCCCCCAGGCTGCGCAGGGCGTCTTCCAGCAGTTCCAGATAGTGTTTCCTGAACCACTCCTGCGCGAAGGAATTGCGCACGCCAAGCACCAGCGAACCGTCCTGCACGCCCAGGTTCTTTACCGGGGCGAACCAGGTGTGGTACTCCACCTCGGATATGTTTTTGCGGACGTAACCCAGCACGTCCGCCCAGATTTCTTGAGAGATAAACGCACACCTCCTCTACCTGCCTTGAGTGCGTGGAAAGAATACCATTCCCGCCGACTTTTTCTCCCCTCAACCAGGAGAAAAAGGTCACTTGTGCATGGCTAAGCTGCGGCTTTTCTAACGGCGCCCTCGCAGCAGGGCCAGGATCTCCGCCTCGCGTTCCGGCGTCAGGTTGTACTCCAGGTCGGCAGTTTTGCTCCACTCACGGGTGTCCTGCGCGGTCTTCAGCGGAGCCGTCAGGGTGAGGCCCGCCGCCCGCGCGCGCCCGTTGCTGACCTCCATGATGCCGCCCTGCTCACTGTTCGCGGGAAGATAAACAGGCAATTCATAGAAATTCACGCCCACCTGTTCCAGATGTTCGGGCGTCGTCCAGAACACGTCCCCTGCCCCCAGAAGGGTCAGGAACTCTCCCCAGGTCAGGCGCGGCCCGGACAGGTTGAATACCCCACCGATGTCATCCTGAATGACTTTCACCACGAACTGAGCGATGTCCCGCGCGTCAATGACCTGAATGGAGTCATCTTTTCCAGCCGCCAGCATGGTTCCCTCACGCGCCGCCCGATCCGGCCAGTAGGAGTAACGGCGGGTGCCATCGTGTGGCCCTGTCACCAGTTGCGGACGCAGGATGGTGCAGGCATCCTCATACACTTCCTGAACGATGGCCTCGCACGTCACCTTCAAGGGGCCGTACGTTTCCCCGGTGACCTCGGTCACGTCCTCCGCCGCTGGGGGAAGCAGCGGGTCAGTCTCCAGGATGGGGTGGCGGTTCTGCTCGGCGTATACGCTCACAGTACTGATGAACACATAACGCCCCACCCGACCCTTCAGGAATTCCGCGCTGGCCCGCACCTGACGCGGCGTGTACCCGCTCACGTCCACGCAGGCATCCCACGAACGGCCCGCCAGCGCGGACAGGCCAGGGGCGCCGTCGTTTCGGTCACCGAGCAGGCGCTCCACCGCTGCCGGCAAGTCGGCCTGCGTCTGCCCGCGCGACAGCATGGTCACCTCATGCCCCGCTGCCACCAGCGCCTCCACGATGTGACGCCCCACCAGCCGCGCCCCGCCCAGAACCAGAATTCGCATGTCTCACTGTACAGGGGACTTTCCTGGCTGTTCTACACTCAGGGGCAACCATGACCACCCCTGAAGTCCCTGAAATAACGTCAAGTGATGCCTGGGTCAATCACCCGCATGGCCAGTTGTTGACCCGCACCTGGACGCCTGCCGGGGCGTTGTCCGGTGTGCCGATCCTGCTCTTTCACGATTCGCTGGGTTCAGTGGAATTGTGGCGCCATTTTCCAGCGCAGCTGAGTAAGGCCACGCGCCGTCAGGTCATCGCTTATGACCGCCTGGGGTTTGGACAGTCGGACGCTTACGTGCAGGAGCTTCCGCTTGATTTCATTGCCGACGAGGCCAGAACGTATGTCCCCGCTTTGATGGAGCAACTGGGGCTGAAGCGGTTTATCGCGCTGGGCCACAGTGTCGGGGGCGGCATAGCCGTGAACGTCGCGGCCCTCTATCCACAGGCGGTCGTGGCCCTGATCAGCGAGTCGGCGCAGGCTTTCGTTGAAGACCAGACCCTGAGCGGCGTCGCCGAAGCCCGGGAGCAGTTCAGGGACGAGCGGCAGGTGGCCAGGTTGGCGAAATACCACGGAAACAAGGCGCGCTGGGTGCTGAGCGCCTGGACAGACACCTGGCTCTCCCCGGACTTTGGGGCGTGGACGCTGAAAGACGTGCTGCCGCGCGTGACCTGCCCCCTGCTGGTCATTCACGGCGTTCACGACGAATACGGTTCGCTGCGTCATCCGCAGATGATCGGCGAACTCAGCGGCGGCCCCGCGCAGGTGGAGATCATTCAGGAGGCTTACCACGTGCCGCACCGCGAGAAACCGGAAGTGATCGTGCAGATGGTGGCGGCGTTCGTCGCCAACCTGGAATAGGCGTTACCGCCGCGCCCAGCGTCCGCCGATTTCCTCGACGAGGCCCATGAGTTGCAGCATGACCAGGGCCGTCTGAAGCTCGGGCAGGGTCAGGCCGGTGCCCATTTGCAGGTCATCCAGGGTGGCGGGCGCCGTCAGGGCCCTTAGCACCCTGGCCTGTTCCAGCGGCAGGTCAGGCAGAGGCTGACTGGGCGCGGTTCCCCAGTTCAGTTCGTCCAAGATGTCCTGCGCCGACTCCGTGAGCACGGCTCCTTCGCGGATCAGTCGATGTGGCCCGGCGGCCCGGGGGTCACCCGCGCGGCCCGGCACGGCGAACACGCTGCGTCCACACTCCAGTGCGTGTGTGGCGGTGATCATAGACCCTGATTTCTTTTCCCCTTCGACAATGACCACGCCAGCACTGAGGGCGGCAATCAGGCGGTTTCTGGTCGGGAAGTGGTGCTGGGCTGGCCCGGTGCCCAGCGGGTACTCGCTGATGAGCGTAAGGCGGCGCGAAAGGGGAACATTCTCGCCGGGGTAAATGCGGTCTACGGCACTGCCCAGCACGCCGATACTGATGCCGCCAGCCTCCACCGCGGCGGTGTGCGCCTGCGTATCGATGCCGCGCGCCAGGCCACTGATCACCACGACATCGGCGCGGGCCAGGTCACCCGCGATGGCCCTGGTGAGGCTCAACGCCGGTTGGCTGGCGGCGCGGGTGCCCACCAGGCCGATGCTGCGGGGCACAGTCGGCAGGGCGGGCAGGTCACCCAGCACCCACAGCACAGGCGGCGGGTCACCCAGGGCGTCCAGGGCGGGCGGGTAAGTGGGCAGGCCGCGCCCGATGAGCTGGGCGCCGACCTGCTGGCACTTCTGGAGTTCTGTTTCGGCCTGCTGCGCTGCTTTTTTGTCCCCGACAGCGGCGGCACTTTTCGCGTCGAGCCCCGGAACGCCCCGCAAGTCCAGCAGGCTGGCTTGTAGGGCCTGCTGGGCACTACCGAAGTGCGTTCGCAAAGACTCGATGCGGCGCGGCCCCAGGTTCGGCGTGAAGCGGAGGGTCAGCAGGGCCAGGAGTTCGGCAGCGTCCATCACCGCGTCAGGATAAGCCGGCCGCCTGACAGGGCCGTCACCATATGGGGCCATCAAGATACAGGGCTATCACCATGTAGGGCCATCACGATTTCAGTGGCGGCTCCTGGGGGTCGAGGTCGCCTGACCCCTCGTCGTCGGCGAGGGCCGCGCCGGGCAGCGTCAGAATGAACTGCGCTCCGCCCTGCGGGTGGTTGCCGCCGGTCAGCTGGCCGCCATGCAGCACGGCAATCTGCCGCGAGACACTGAGGCCCAGGCCGCTGCTGCCTGCGCCGCTCACGAACGGCTCGAAAATGCGCTCGCCCAGTTCGGCGGGCAGACCGGGGCCACTGTCGCGCACCACGAACTTCACCACGTCCGGCGTTTCCTCCAGGCAGATCGTCACGGTGCCTTCCAGCCCCGCCGCGCGCCGGGCATTCGCCAGCAGGTTCCGCAACGCCTGCGTGAGCCGGTCCGGGTCGCACAGCAGGCCCGTGTTCCAGTCGCCGGTAAACGCGGTGCCCGGCACCAGCCTGTCCAGGCGGCCCTGCAAGGTGCGGGCCGGGATGTAGTGCCACACCAGTCTCATTTCCAGGTGCCCACGGGCCAGCTGCATCAGATCCTGCGTGGTGAACGTCAGCTCGTCGGCGACCAGGGCCGCCCGCTGAACCTCAATGTCCCCGGTGCGTTCCCCAGCGCGTTCC
This window contains:
- the dnaN gene encoding DNA polymerase III subunit beta, whose translation is MKANVTKKTLSDGLSLLERVIPSRSSNPLLTSLKVEATEAGLTLSGTNLEIDLSCFVPAEVQNPQNFVVPAHLFAQIVRNLGGELVELEITGQELSVRSGGSDFKLQTGDIEAYPPLTFPSYADVSLNAEELARAFASVRYAASNEAFQAVFRGIKLEHHGVAARVVASDGYRVAIRDFPASGDGRNLIIPARSVDELIRVLKDGEARFTYGEGMLTVTTDRVRMNLKLLDGDFPDYERVIPKDIKLQVTLPATALKEAVNRVAVLADKNANNRVEFLVSEGKLKLAAEGDYGRAQDTLDVVQGGTEPAMSLAFNARHVLDALGPIEGEAELLFSGSTSPAIFRGTDGGGYMAVMVTLRV
- the dnaA gene encoding chromosomal replication initiator protein DnaA — protein: MLGYVRKNISEVEYHTWFAPVKNLGVQDGSLVLGVRNSFAQEWFRKHYLELLEDALRSLGAQNPQVSFQVLPAQQDALLSLNDPPPPPAVVTAGKPAPVIHPVPTADNRRSLNPKYTFENFVVGPNNNLAHAAALAVAESPGKAYNPLFIYGDVGLGKTHLMHAVGHYIAERFPEKRIEYVSTETFTNELINSIRDDKTTQFRNRYRSVDLLLVDDIQFVAGKERTQEEFFHTFNALYESHKQIILSSDRPPKEIQTLEGRLRSRFEWGLITDIQSPEFETRVAILKMNAEHNRISVPQEVLELIARQVTSNIRELEGALMRVVAFASLNNVPFSRAVAAKALSNIFTPQEVKVEMMDVLRQVASHYNMPPEVIRGSGRVREVVVPRQVAQYLIRELTDHSLPEIGQFFGRDHSTVMHAINKVSEQMGKDADVTEAITILRKRMQGTEDDELEA
- a CDS encoding NAD-dependent epimerase/dehydratase family protein, with amino-acid sequence MRILVLGGARLVGRHIVEALVAAGHEVTMLSRGQTQADLPAAVERLLGDRNDGAPGLSALAGRSWDACVDVSGYTPRQVRASAEFLKGRVGRYVFISTVSVYAEQNRHPILETDPLLPPAAEDVTEVTGETYGPLKVTCEAIVQEVYEDACTILRPQLVTGPHDGTRRYSYWPDRAAREGTMLAAGKDDSIQVIDARDIAQFVVKVIQDDIGGVFNLSGPRLTWGEFLTLLGAGDVFWTTPEHLEQVGVNFYELPVYLPANSEQGGIMEVSNGRARAAGLTLTAPLKTAQDTREWSKTADLEYNLTPEREAEILALLRGRR
- a CDS encoding alpha/beta fold hydrolase codes for the protein MTTPEVPEITSSDAWVNHPHGQLLTRTWTPAGALSGVPILLFHDSLGSVELWRHFPAQLSKATRRQVIAYDRLGFGQSDAYVQELPLDFIADEARTYVPALMEQLGLKRFIALGHSVGGGIAVNVAALYPQAVVALISESAQAFVEDQTLSGVAEAREQFRDERQVARLAKYHGNKARWVLSAWTDTWLSPDFGAWTLKDVLPRVTCPLLVIHGVHDEYGSLRHPQMIGELSGGPAQVEIIQEAYHVPHREKPEVIVQMVAAFVANLE
- the dprA gene encoding DNA-processing protein DprA — translated: MDAAELLALLTLRFTPNLGPRRIESLRTHFGSAQQALQASLLDLRGVPGLDAKSAAAVGDKKAAQQAETELQKCQQVGAQLIGRGLPTYPPALDALGDPPPVLWVLGDLPALPTVPRSIGLVGTRAASQPALSLTRAIAGDLARADVVVISGLARGIDTQAHTAAVEAGGISIGVLGSAVDRIYPGENVPLSRRLTLISEYPLGTGPAQHHFPTRNRLIAALSAGVVIVEGEKKSGSMITATHALECGRSVFAVPGRAGDPRAAGPHRLIREGAVLTESAQDILDELNWGTAPSQPLPDLPLEQARVLRALTAPATLDDLQMGTGLTLPELQTALVMLQLMGLVEEIGGRWARR